Below is a genomic region from Parageobacillus toebii NBRC 107807.
TTTTATCTTCTTCCATTCAACAGCCGACGGAAGATGACATCCGGAGATTTCAATGTTCGGCGGACGATGACATTCTTTTGATTGAACGTGTCCGTACAGCTGACGGGGAGCCTGTTGTATATTGTATAGACAAAATTTTATGTAAATATTTACCAAAAGGAATTTCCTATGAGCAAGAATCCCTTTTTGAAAACTTACACAATCAGGCGAATCGCGATATTGCTTATGCTGTAGCTCGCATTGAACCGCTCGGTTACCATGAGAAAGTGTCGCCGATTTTGCAATGTGAGCCAGAAACTGCGCTTCTTGTGTTAAAGCAAATGCATTTTGATAAAAATGATGAGCCGATTTTTTATTCCATCAACTATTTCCGTTCTGACAAAATCAGCTTTCATGTACTTCGAAAACGCCTTAGTTTTTAAGGAGGTGACATCCATACATAGAAATATAGGGATGATTTTATAATAAGTAAGAAAGCACAACAATTTTTTTATGGATTAGGGGGTATTCTAATGAAAAAACGATTTGGACTCGCCCTTTCCCTTGTTTTAGCAGCAGGTACACTGTTAAGTGCATGCGGTGGACAAGGGGGGAATAATGCTGGTGACAAAGGCAAAGACACGTTTAGTGTTGCGATGGTAACAGACGTTGGCGGTATTGATGACAAATCTTTCAACCAATCTGCTTGGGAAGGTTTGCAAAAGTTTGGAAAAGAGAATGGCTTGAAAAAAGGCCGAGGCGGTTATGATTATTTACAATCATCAAGCGATGCTGACTATCCGACAAACTTAAATAAGCTTGTGCGCAGCGACTTTGATTTGATTTATGGAATTGGATATTTAATGGGAGATGCAGTAAAAGAAGTTGCTGAACAAAACCCGAAAAAGCATTTTGCGATCGTTGACACGGTTGTTGAACAACCAAACGTAGCTAGCATTACGTTCAAAGAGCATGAAGGTTCATTCCTTGTTGGTGTCGTTGCCGGCTTAACAACAAAAACGAATAAAATCGGATTTATCGGCGGCATGGAAATTCCATTAATTGAAAAGTTTGAAAGCGGATTCCTTGCAGGAGTAAAAGCTGTTAATCCGAAAGCGAAAGTCGAAGTGCAATATGCCGGTGCGTTTGACCAAGCGGATAAAGGAAAAGCGATTGCATCAAGCATGTATGCTTCCGGAGTCGATGTCATTTATCATGCCGCTGGCGGAACAGGAAATGGTTTGTTCTCTGAAGCAAAAGACTTGAAAAAGAAAGATCCGAACCGTGAAATTTGGGTAATCGGTGTGGATAAAGACCAATCGCCTGAAGGTGTTGTGAAAGTTGGCGGCAAAACGTATAACGTTACATTAACATCGATGGTAAAACGTGTCGATGTGGCTGTATATGACTTGGCAAAACGAGCAAAAGATGGTGATTTCCCTGGCGGAAAAACGCTTGAATATGGTCTTCAAGAAGACGGGGTTGGCATTGCGCCTACACAAGACAACATTAAGCCGGAAGTGTTAAAAGCAGTCGATGAATGGAAGCAAAAAATCATCAAAGGCGAAGTAAAAGTTCCAATGACTCGCAAAGAATACAAACAGTTTGAAGCATCCTTAAAATAATTGAATGAAAAGGCTAGTGGTTACGCTAGCCTTTTATTCGCCAAAAATCATAAAATGAAAGGCTGCAATCGGATATTGCATCCTTCCATTTTATGATTTTACCTTGCTTAAGTAAGGAGTGAATTTATTTGGAATATGTTATTGAAATGTTGAACATTCGAAAAGTGTTTGGCAATTTTGTCGCAAACGACAACATTACATTGCAGTTAAAAAAGGGGGAAATTCATGCGCTCTTAGGGGAAAACGGAGCAGGAAAATCGACGCTCATGAACGTGCTGTTTGGCCTTTATCAGCCGGATGGCGGCGAGATTCGCGTAAAGGGCCAAAAGGTAAACATTACTGATCCAAACGTTGCGAATGAACTTGGGATTGGCATGGTGCATCAACATTTTATGCTTGTTGATACGTTTACAGTCACGGAAAACATTATTTTAGGTAGTGAACCGAAAAAAGGCGGAATCATTGATATAAAGCGCGCAGAACAAGAAGTACGCGAACTGTCGGAACGGTACGGCCTTGCGGTAGACCCGACGGCAAAAATCGCTGATATTTCGGTTGGCATGCAGCAGCGCGTCGAGATTTTAAAAACGCTATATCGCGGGGCGGACATTTTAATTTTTGACGAACCAACGGCAGTGTTGACTCCGCAGGAAATACATGAACTGATTCAAATTATGAAAAAGTTGGTGAAAGAAGGAAAATCGATTATTTTAATTACCCATAAGTTAAAGGAAATAATGGAAGTATGCGATCGTGTCACCGTTATTCGCCGCGGAAAAGGAATCGCTACTTTAAATGTTTCAGAAACAAATCCAAATGAGCTTGCCTCTCTTATGGTCGGCCGCGAAGTGCAGTTTAAAACAGAAAAAAAACCAGCACAGCCAGGCAAACCAGTGCTGGAAATTAAAGATTTAGTCGTAAAAGACGCGCGCGGCGTGGCTGCCGTCAATCATTTAGACTTAACGGTGCATGCTGGAGAAATTGTGGGTATTGCAGGGGTAGACGGCAATGGGCAGACAGAACTGATTGAGGCGCTTACAGGGCTTGTTAAGGTGGAATCGGGATCGATTTTGTTGAACGGCCGCGATATTACGAACCTTCCGCCGCGAAAAATTACCGAAGCAGGCGTCGGCCATATCCCGCAGGATCGCCATAAACATGGCCTTGTTCTGGACTTTCCAATTGGGGAAAAT
It encodes:
- a CDS encoding GntR family transcriptional regulator — translated: MSIKSDNRHLYLQVIDRIKRDIETGVYKEKQKLPSEFELAKQLGVSRATLREALRVLEEENVIIRRHGVGTFVNARPLFTSGIEQLSSVTDMIRQAGRKPGTIFLSSSIQQPTEDDIRRFQCSADDDILLIERVRTADGEPVVYCIDKILCKYLPKGISYEQESLFENLHNQANRDIAYAVARIEPLGYHEKVSPILQCEPETALLVLKQMHFDKNDEPIFYSINYFRSDKISFHVLRKRLSF
- a CDS encoding BMP family lipoprotein yields the protein MKKRFGLALSLVLAAGTLLSACGGQGGNNAGDKGKDTFSVAMVTDVGGIDDKSFNQSAWEGLQKFGKENGLKKGRGGYDYLQSSSDADYPTNLNKLVRSDFDLIYGIGYLMGDAVKEVAEQNPKKHFAIVDTVVEQPNVASITFKEHEGSFLVGVVAGLTTKTNKIGFIGGMEIPLIEKFESGFLAGVKAVNPKAKVEVQYAGAFDQADKGKAIASSMYASGVDVIYHAAGGTGNGLFSEAKDLKKKDPNREIWVIGVDKDQSPEGVVKVGGKTYNVTLTSMVKRVDVAVYDLAKRAKDGDFPGGKTLEYGLQEDGVGIAPTQDNIKPEVLKAVDEWKQKIIKGEVKVPMTRKEYKQFEASLK
- a CDS encoding ABC transporter ATP-binding protein, producing MEYVIEMLNIRKVFGNFVANDNITLQLKKGEIHALLGENGAGKSTLMNVLFGLYQPDGGEIRVKGQKVNITDPNVANELGIGMVHQHFMLVDTFTVTENIILGSEPKKGGIIDIKRAEQEVRELSERYGLAVDPTAKIADISVGMQQRVEILKTLYRGADILIFDEPTAVLTPQEIHELIQIMKKLVKEGKSIILITHKLKEIMEVCDRVTVIRRGKGIATLNVSETNPNELASLMVGREVQFKTEKKPAQPGKPVLEIKDLVVKDARGVAAVNHLDLTVHAGEIVGIAGVDGNGQTELIEALTGLVKVESGSILLNGRDITNLPPRKITEAGVGHIPQDRHKHGLVLDFPIGENMVLQTYYKSPYSKRGILNFKAIYDKARQLIAEFDVRTPDEFTKARALSGGNQQKAIIGREVDRNPDLLIAAQPTRGLDVGAIEFIHKRLIEQRDQGKAVLLVSFELDEVMNVSDRIAVIYEGKIVAIVDPKETTEQELGLLMAGSKRKEAGVSS